AACCCACTAATTCTTTTGCCAACGTCTTCATCTGCGGTAAGGTCATAAACCATCCTGTAACAGTCAAGTGCCTGATCTTTGTCGCCGGCATTCTCCGCCTCTTCTGCAGCCTTATACAAAAGAGCAAGCGTCACAGAATTGGCTGCTGTAGGAATTTCGTTATCTTTAAGGATCTTCTGGATCTGGTCCAGGTCTTTTTCTGCAATCTTCTTACCAATAGCCTTCTCCAGGAATTCCAGTTCTGCATCAGCCTGCTGAGAATCCTCAAAATATTTGCTGTAGAGATAACATGCTGCTGAGACTTCCGGCTTATACTTCTCAAGATAGTACCATCCAAGGTTTCTGTAATATGCTGCAAGTTCTGCTCTGGTGCAGCAGTAGTTAAATGACTCAGTAGTGTATGAATACTCTCCTTCTGCATCTCCAAGCTGTTTGCAACACAAAATGATTCCAAGTATCACTTCCATATCCACCGGATTCTCAAGGTATGCAGCAAGCCACTCTTGTTGAGCACCTGAATAATTACCGGAAATCAAAAGCCCTTTTGCCTTCTCCTTGTGTGGTGTCAAAGTATCTTCATCGGATATTTCATATTCATCATCGCCCAAGCAGTAGTATTCATATAAAAAGACTTCTGAAATATGCCTGAGGCAAACCTTTAGTTTACTCATCTTTTTCTTTCAACCTCTTCTTAAGAAACTCGTAGCGGAGCCTTTTCTCATCATTTATCTCCACTTTCGTTGTCAGTCTCATCCTCTGTAAGATATGGCTTAAGAACATCCATAATCTCTTTGTTGTGCTCAAGAAGGTTGTAAACACCATCCTCAGACAATACGCCGCGTTTTAGATCTTCTGGATAAAGCCCCTGCTCATCCGCCTCAAAATCTTTTCTCCATTGCTTACTGCCATAGTAGTCGGACAGTTTCTGAAGATCATCCTGCATGTGCTGAAGATCAAAAATGTTAGCCTCAAGAGCCTTAAGCGTAGCATTTGCCTTCTGGTAGATTGCTTCCATCTTGTTCAGATTCGCCGGAACATTATCTCTCTGAAGACGCTTAGCAAAGTGATTCTTCTTGTGATCGTATCTCTCTGCAGCTTCCTCTGGGAATAAATGAAGACTTCTGTTGGTTAGGACCTCTGCAACACGCTTGTGGGCTTCTTCATCAGAAAAGCATTCCTTTATCTGATCCTTGTATATTGCGTACATCAGATTTGTGCAGAGAGCCTTGGCACGCTGCTTCAGATCTGAGTAGTGTTTTATTCTTGGTGGATGTTTCTTTTTGCTCATGGATGGTATCCTTCTGGTAATTATCAGTCTTTTAATTATATCAAAAACGAGACTACTACATCGTAGCAATCCCGTTCATTATAAATATATTACTCAAGGTCACTTTTTTATCCCAATCAGTTCTATCATTCTTTCATTTGAGATGAATGTCTTAATGACAAATTCTTTCTCAAGCAGCTCGAGAAATTCCTGATCTGAAGGAAGCCCCCGTGACACGTGGCAGGCTCCACCTGCGTGGCAGCCATCTATAACCTCTCTGCTGGCTCCATGAGCTATGCAGATACTCCCATTATCTACCAGAGCCGTTGACAGATTATGCATAAGTGTTTCCGGCGACGGAAAATGAGGAAATGCATTATATATAACGCATACGTCATATTTTTCATCAAACTCAAACTGCTCCGCATCTCCGTTAATAAAATCAACTTCGGAATGATTTCTGAACTTTTGCCTGGCCTTTTCCAGCATTTGAGCTGAAATGTCTACTCCGGTCACTTTTTTTGCGCCTGCTTCCAGATAATACGGAATCATGAAGCCTGTTCCACAGGCAATATCCAGCACCTTTTTTCCTTCAAGCTGCCCCAGATTCCCGATGATATCACGCGTAACAGATTCATCATTGCTTGCAAAGTCATCCCATTTTTCGGCCAGTCCGTCAAAAAATTCAATTACCTGTTCTTTACTGACAATATCCATATGTTATGCAGCCTTTTTTACTGTACTATTTGTTGCTAATCCTGCTTTATACAGAGCAAATACTATTGTAGGAATGAATATAAGCTGAATGATAATTCCCGGAAGGCTTGTTACAAAGTAGCTTGTAGCCCATACCTTTATTGAATACTCACCTCTTGCAAAAATGAGAGCGCGGGACAAACCACCGATAACCCTACCTGCAAGCATAGCAACAATCAGGCTTATATAAAGATCCGCATATATCTTTCCTGTGTTGACAAGTTTTATCATAAGACCAGTACAGATGCCATAAACAGCAAGTTCAACCATCATTGCAGGCAAAATAGCCATTGGTGGCATTCCTGTAATAATCGATGAAAGAAGTGGTCCGACAAGTCCGCAAACAAGACCATACTGCCATCCGCATACCAATCCGCAAATAAGTACCGGAATATGCATAGGGCTGATCACTGACCCGGCATTCGGAATCATGTGAAATGCCATCGGCAGTACCACACACAAGGCAATACACATTGCAGTTGTTACCATATTTTTTACTAAGTTTTGTTGTTTCATTTTTCTTAACCCCCATGGTTTCTTTTTTCAAAACTTCTATTATGATAACAACACCNAAAAACAGCCACAAGCCCCATGGGGGGTTATAAAATCAGAAAAGTCCTTTTTACGGTCAACGAAAATCTAGGAAAGCGCTTTCCTTTAATGCGTGAAAAAAAGCCCTGCTCAATATCAATTTTGATAATGAACAGAGCGCAATATTGCCGTCATAACGTTTTTTCTATTTTCTTAAGTGCATTGCAGAAATCTTCATCATTATGATCAGATACATGGTATAGGAATTCACCAAATGGCATTATCTTCACATCATTGACTTCATGAGTATCATATTTAAAGCCTTCCTCTGGCACATCTACTCTACACATAAAAACAGTTACGATAGCTCCTGTTCCATCATCCCAGTCAACAATGTGTTCAAAACCAAATTTGAGCTCATCGGCGGGAATTGTTATATCTAGTTCCTCTTTTGTTTCTCTTATAGCTGCTGCCTCCGGTGTCTCACCTGCCATTACAGCTCCACCGGTCATATCCCACTTACCGGGGTAAAACCTGGCTTTCAGGGATCTTTGCTGAACAATATACTGACCTTCTCCCTTGCCTGGTGCAGGACTATCCGTTGTTTTCATGATAATGAGGACATGCCTATAGTATTCTCCAGTGGTCTTAGGATCATGCTTTGGTCTGCTAACTCCTGTAAATTGACCATCTCTTGTAAAAATATCTATATATTCCATTGAAATGTTACTCCACTTTTGTCCTAGTTTTTCATAGATCTTTTGGCTCTATCCTTTTTGTATCTATTTTAATCAATACAGAATAATTCGAGCAACATCTTTCTCATTTCCTCCTCTAAACATCCCTATCAATTCTCCTCCAATATGTGGAAGTGGATGTCTTCACAGCTTCTTCATAAGGATCAGTAATTCTCCGCTTTATCACTGGACATATTATGCTGCAAGAGATCAAGCCATAAAGAGAATTACCAATGATCATTGGCACAAGAATTGAGTACGGCATAAGAGCAAGTATTATGAACAGATAAATTGCTGTATATATAATAAGCTTCAGGCTGCTCTTCCACTCCAGAATAAGGAGTATGGCTGCGTTTCTAATTATTCCTGACAATCCAAGACGCAGATGAGCAGCCAATACAAAAGTCCATGCTGCAAAAAGAATGCCTATGCCAAATATAGCGCAGCCGGCACCCATGATGATCACATATGAAGTATTGTCAGAGACAGCTTTAAAGTTTCCCGCAAAGCTCATGAGATAATAGCCATAGAAAATGACTGCAGACTCCATGATGCCCAAGACAAGCTTTTTAATAAAGCCATCTTTAAATTCTGCAAGATAGTCCTCCAGGGTAAAGTCATAACCCTTCAGAAACATTTTGCCGGTAAAGGCGCAAAGTGCTGTCCATGCAGCCGGTATTGTGATTAGAGGAATGCAGCTTATGATAAATACTATATTTATCATGAACAGCTTTCCTGGAAAATTAACAACAAGATATAAGATGCGGAAAAAGCCGCCCTTAGGCGGCTCTTTTTCCACATCGTTTTCTCCAAGATACCATTTCATAAAACGATTCAAGTATTTCATTTTTTCCCCTATATATTAGTTTTTCATACCAGTCAGTACTATACCTTCTACAAAGCTCTTTTGCCCAAATATATAGATTACTATACCAGGCAGAATAGTCATAAAAGTGGCTGCCATAGCCATGGGCCAGTTTGTTCCAAAAGAGCCTGTGAAATTGGTGAGTGCAATGGCAAAAGTAAACTTGCTCATACTGTTAATGTAGATTATCTGCTGGAGCATATCATTCCAAATCTGTATAAATAACATCATTCCAACAACAACTACTGCTGGCTTGATCGCAGGAACAAGAATTGTCCACAATATCCTCATGCGGCTGGCCCCATCTATTGATGCAGCTTCATCAAGATCCCTGGGGATTGTCATAAGGAACTGCCTTATCAGGAAGATGTTAAAGAATCCTCCACCTGTTAAAAACGGCAGGATCAGAGGCCAATATGTGTCACCAAGTCCAAAGAATTTTGTCCACGCAATATAAAGTGGAATCAGCGTAACCATGCCTGGAAGAAGAATTGTGCTGACACAGATCTTAAATATAAGATTTTTGCCTCTAAACCTTAGTCTGGCAAAGGCGTAGCCACAAAAGATGGCAGTAATAACACCAAATGTCACAGCCGGAATGATAATTGAAAAGGTGTTTTTAAAATATGTCCAGTATTCGAAGGTCTGAAGGGTCTTGGTGTAGTTGGACCATAGCCACTCTGTTGGAATAAAGGATGGCGGATAAGCGTTGACCTGCGCAACACTCATAAGTGAAGATCTGAATATCCACCATATTGGAAGGAGTGTCAGAAATGCAAAAAATAAGGCAATCAATGTTACAACTGAGCGGTTTGCCAGTTTCCTTTTTTCTTTTCCTGTCATGTCTGCTCCCCCTTTCTCATGCTTCATCGCTAAAGATGCTATCTTTTTGAGTTACAAATAATACTATTGTAAAAATGCCTACTAGAACAAAGAATATAACTGAAAAAGCTGCTGCATATCCAAGCTTATTTTTTTCAAATCCATACATGTAGATAACATAAGATAAAAACATAGACTTCTTGGCCGGGCCGCCATTTGTAAGGGCTAGAGCCGGATTAACTACCTGCAGATGTGTGATAAGAGCAGTCAATACATTATAAAAAATAATAGGCTTGATGCATGGAATAGTTATGTTCCAAAATCTCTGCCATGAGTTGGCTCCATCTATCTGAGCTGCTTCCTTGTACACAGTAGGTACATTTTGAAGTCCTGCAAGGAATATTACTATGAGATTTCCGCTGGCCCATACTGCGATGAGAACAAGGGCCGGTATTACCTGCCTTGGACTGTCCAAAAATCTCTGGGGTGGAATTCCTAGCATTCTGAAGATGAAGTTAAAGAGTCCATAGTTCTGCTCATAAAGCCATTGCCAGCCTTTGAAAACACCTATTGCCGGTAGCAGATAGGGTATAAAGAAAATAGATCTGAAGATAGTTCTTCCAAAAATATCCATGTTTAGAATAAGTGCTATCACCAGAGAATAGATAACCGCGCCGATAACTGCCAAAAATGCATACAAAAGCGTTGCCTTTACAGCACTTGCAAAATACACATCTTTTGTAAAAATCCTAATGTAATTATCCAGACCCACAAATTCAGGGGTGGACAAACCATTATAGCTAAACAAACTAAGTACAAACACTGCTATGGTAGGAAGATAACTTATAAATGTGATTCCAAGGAATGCCGGAATCAGGCACAAGTAGGCACATCTTTCCTCTTTTCTATTATATTTGGACTGAGAAGTACGTATTTTTCTTTTGCCGGATGCTCTTTTCATACTCTTCGCCTCGCTTGTACTATATATCCCCGCAACTTCCATTGTATAATCCCTCTCCCCTGATATCAACGCCGGCGAAGGCAGTTATACTGCACTTTTGACCATGTTTCAAAGGCTATAATAAACTGTCTTCGCACGGCAATGTATTAATTGTTAATTATTTGTGCTGAAAATATCATTTAGCTCATCATAATACTCATCGATAGCTTCTTTCATTGTCTGATCACCAGACCAAACAGCCGAGAATGCTGAATCAAGAGTTGCATTAAACTCGTCTGTTGCATTGATGTAATACCATGCTGTTGACTGAGAATTTTCTCTTGCGTAGTCTACTACTGCACTCTTGTACATATCATGGTCAGGATAATTAGGGTTATCAATCCACTTATTTGTAAATTCATCATCTGTGTACCACTTATCAAGAATAGGCATCCATGTTCCTGCTTCAATAAGTGACCAGCTGTTTTCTTCCTGGTAGTACCACTTGAGCCATGTCATAGCTTCTTCAGGGTGCTTGGTTGTAGCAAATACCACGTTTGGTCCGCCAGTACAAATTGTAACCTTCTCCTTCATGTAAGGAAGAACGCCTACGCCATATTTAAAATCTGCAGATGGTCCAAGGAAGGTTCCAACATTCCAGGTTCCATCTGTAGCCATAACAACCTTCTTGGAACCAAGTGAGGATTCAAGCGCGTTAGCTGCGCTTGTTACAGGAGGTGCACAGTGATAAACATCTGAAAGGTCTGCAATTTTCTGCAGTGCTTCTACTGTTGCATCGTCATTGATAGTACATTCTTTGCCGTCAGCACTATAATATCCGCCACCATTACTCTTTGCCCATACTTCAAGCTGCCATGGAAGAGTGTTAACTGTGCAGCCGTAAACATCAACGTTTGCTGGATCAAAGTCTGGACTTAATGCGTTATTACCGTTGATATCAACTGTGAGAGTCTGAGCTATCTTAACAAATGTATCCCAGTCCCATGCACTGTCTGCACTTGCAGGAGGTGTAAAATCAGCAACATTTAATCCCTGTTTGGAACAGATTTCTTCCAAAAGATCTATGTTGTACCAAAGGGTAAGTACCTCATTGGCTGCTGAATAAGCCACAGGTGTTCCCTGATATTTAAAGGTTATGGAATCAAGAGGTTTGGAATCACCTTCATCGTACATTGAGCTGATGTCTGCAAGTAATCCATTCTCTGCAAATTTTAATACTCCAGCTTCACTCATGATGGCTGTATCAGGAAGTTCTCCTGCTGTAGCCATTGCGTTTAACTTGGTTACATAGGTATCATGGTCAATCTTGATTACTTCTACTTCAATTTCATCCTGGGACTGATTGAACTTATCAGCCACCGCCTGAGTTGCAGCAGTCTCTGTCTCATTGCCCCACTGAGCATAGGTAATATGTACCTTTTCTCCAGTGCTCTCACTAGTTGAAGCAGGTGTCTCTGTCTCTGTTTTAGGTGTCTCTACTGCGTTCTGCGTTGTGTCCTGCGCTTCCCCCTGTGCGCTTTGAGAACTTGCACCACAACCTGTTACCAACATTGCCGTAGTAGTAACAACAGTTAATGCCATGCTCAACAATCTTTTCTTTTGCATACTTGAAATATCCTCCTTTAGAAAATTATTATTCAGCAGTAATGTTCTATCTTTAGATAGAAATATTCTGCCAGACTTCCATCTCTCCAATACCTCTGTTGTTCCAAAAAGCATAGGGAACCGCTCTGATCTTCACAGGCTTCTTAGTAAATCTTGCCTCTCCGTAAAGGCTGCCATCTTCAATACCAACACTCTTAACCCTGTAGCCCTCATACTCTATCGCCGGTACTTCTCCCGGAAATTCTTCATAAGCTTTGCCCTTTAGCAGATTAGCATCAGTATCCACGTAAATGTCAGATAAGTTCTGTCCATTGTCCGCCTCCTCCAGGCAATAGACCATAGGTCCATGCATTACAGCAACCTTACCTGCATCAGCCCTGACATTGTGGTCTGCTGCCACAAATCTTGGATGAATCCCCATATTAAGCTCAATCCTGTGTTTACCACCCTTAAGAGCAATTACTGCATAGTTATTGTCAGCTATATAGGAAAGCTTTTCACCATCAAGGGCTATCTCCATATCTTTGGCATAGGCCGGAACTCTTATCCTGATATCTGTAGCCTGCAGAGTAGAAATCCCGATATCTACTGTTCCATCTGTCAAAAGAGCTGACTTAAGCTCCACAAATATTTCCTGACCGGAATTATCCACCGAAAGGGTTGATGATATGAACTGATTAATGTAGATTCCCTTTTCATCACAAGCATATAAATACTGAGAAAGAGAAGCCAGCGTTCTCGCAAGATTAGGAGGACAGCAGGCAACACTAAACCATTTCTGCCTGGCAGGTTTAACGTGATCCATATAGGTATTCTCAGTACAAAACTGCGGAATCATCTCTAATGGATTTACGTAAAAATATCTGTCTCCTTCCAGATTCATAGCTGCCAGAATAGTGTTGTACAATACTCTTTCAACTGTATCATAATAGCTTGCATTTTTCTTTAGGGCAGCCATCCTCTGTCCAAACATCATCATTCCCACAGAAGCACAAGTCTCACAATAATTTGTGCTGTTAGGCAGGTCGTAATCTGTGGTAAAGCACTCCAAAAATCCGCTGCTGCCAATTCCTCCTGTGATATACATTCTCTTGCCTATCATGTTATCCCACAGTCTGTCACAGGCTTTTTCCATTTCTTTATCCTGCTGCCATTTTGCCAGGTCTGCCATAGCACTGTACAGGTACATTGCCCTTACAGCATGACCTTCAGCCTCAGTTTGTTCTACTGGAGGTTTCTCTGCCTGTGCATACTTCATAGAATAGTTTCTAAACTCAGGAAAGAACTCAGGGCCTTTTCTGCCATCAATCTCATTCTGCAAATAATTAGGTGCAGTTCCCCTCTGCCTGACAAAATAATCAGCCTGCTTTAAGTACTTGTCATCCCTGGTCCACCTATAAAGCTTGATCAAAGCCAACTCAATTTCTTCATGCCCTGGAACTCCAGGAATCTGTCCTTTCTTTGTTCCAAATACCCTGCAAATAAGGTCAGCATTCCTCATTGCAATTTGAAGAAATTTCTCCTTACCAGTGGCCAGTGCATAAGCAACTGCTGCCTCAATCATATGTCCTGAGGTATATAATTCGTGTCCCTCAACCAGGTTTGTCCATTTCTTTTCCGGAGCTGTTATCTGAAAGTAAGTATTTAAATATCCGTCTTTTTCCTGAGCCTTTTCCAAAATATCGATCACCTGATCAATTTTACCTTCAAACTGAGTCCCGCTACCTATTGCAATGCAATAGGCAGCTGACTCTATCCACTTATATAGATCAGTATCAAGAAAAACTACTCCTTGCCGTTCTCCCTCTTGTAGTCCGGCAGCTATACGGAAGTTTTTGATACATCCCGTAGGATCAGTTCCTTCCAGGTCATCATTTAGAGCTTTCCACTGATGAACCAGCATGACTTCACTTACTTTATTGATATAATGCCCGAATAAAGGATCAGTGACTTTTACCTGCTGAAGTTTCAACGGCCTTATTTCTTTTTCCATGCCCAATGCCCCTTCTTATTTTTTAGTTAATAAGCACTCCGTTTTCATCAAAGGTGTACATCTCTCCTTCTAGTTGTGTGCAAAGTTAACGTTTTCCCTTTTCATATATAAAGCTGTAGTCCTCGCTACAACTCATGATATTCTTGTAACCCATCTCCCAATTTTATTTTAGGTAAACGTTTACCTTAATTTGGATTTTATATTGTTGCATTATATATGTAAATAGCAATTTTCAATAATATTGCGAGCAATTTTTTGGTTGTTTTTTATTAAGAAAACGTTTACCATTATCTTGTAATTAGTATTTTGGAAGTGAGGACGAACTGTGTCTAATATGAAAGACATCGCCAAAAAAGCCCAGGTATCTGTCGCAACAGTATCCAAGGTTTTAAATGGCACCGGAAATATAAGTGAAGAGACCACCAGGAAAATTCTGGAAATTGCTGAGGAACTTAATTATCATCCGAACCTCTATGCCAGAAATCTAAAAACTGGTTCCAGCAGGACAATTGGGATTCTTGCAGAGGACCTTACCGTATTCAACACTCCTCCAGTAATAGACGGCATCGGAGCCTGTTGCGAAGAGAAGGGTTATCGTTATCTCTTGGAAAATCTTCGCATAAACACTCTTGGTATTGATCCTGACAATGACAAGGATAGATACTCAGAAATCAAAAACAATGCAGTTTCACACATGAGTTCCATGCAGGTTGATGGAATTATTTATCTTGGCTGCCATTCTCACAGAGTAGTACCAAGCATATTTGAAAACAATATTCCTTTCGTATGCGCTTACTGCATTTCTCCATCCCTTGCGATTCCTTCTGTTTTGTATGATGATCAGCACGCCGCCTATGAAGCAGTTTCTCTTCTGATCAAAAAAGGACACAAAAAAATAGCCACCATAACTGGCAAAGTAAGCAGTGTTCACACCAGATGGCGACTAACAGGTTATCAGGAATCCTTATATGATCATAACATCCCCTACAATCCCGGGTATGTAGTAAATGGTGATTGGTCAAGAGACAGTGGCTACAACGCCACCAAGAAACTTATCAAGCAGCATGTGACTGCTATTTTTTCTCATAACGATGAAATGGCCATGGGCGTAATAGATGCCTGCAATGATGCTGGGATTCAGGTTGGCAAGGATATTGCACTTATTGGCTTTGATAACAGGGAATTATCAACAGTGTGTCGTCCAACACTCACAACTGTTGAACCCCCTCTTTTTGATATCGGCTACAAATCAGCCGAAGGCCTGATTTCAAAAATTGAACATAAAGAAGACATTCTGCGAGGCGAAGTGCGACTTCCTTGCAGGATAATAGAAAGAGATTCTACCTGATTGGTAGAATCTCAACTTCCTCGCCCCTTGAGATCATCTTGCCAATTTCCTGATCAAGCTCGTAAACTGTTCCGCAACAGCTAGTCTGCACGTAGTAATGCTTATTCCACTTTAATGTAGGTATAAAGAAAAGAGACAGCACTGTATATGTCATGAACACGTTGAAGCGCCCATATTTCCCACAGATAGAGCAGGTTATCAGCTGATTGAACTCAAAATCCTTCCTGCCATCTGTAATTCCCATGATAAAAAACATCTTCTATTTCACTCCATCCTTAATAATGTACCCTCACAACCTGCTTGTCTGCCTCTGTTGCAGGCTCAGACTTCTGTTGTAAACTCCATGCTTTTCTCTTTCCTTTCGCGCTTATTAGTTCGCCGCGACCCCCGTAGGAATCGCGGCTTAAACCACTTAATTACTTCTTGAACAATCCACCTGCAAGATCCTTGAGATCTCCGAGGTCAAGCTTACCGTCTGCTACTGCAGCCTGAACTTTCTTGATGTCGTCTTCACTAACATCAATGTTGGCTTTCTTCAGAAGCGCAACGCCTTCCTTGGGGTCAGCCTTGGCAATCTGAGCCATGAGCTCTTTGTTACCATTGATCTTCTTGATAATGTCTGCTACGTCCAAAATACTTCCCATTTGTTTCTCCTCCAATCTTGCTTTTTGTTTATTGTTCGTTAAAGCGTCGCCGCTCAAACTTCTAAATGCTGCCTGTTTCCATAGCCATCCTTCTTAAGATCTGAATCAAGCAGATCATAACTCTCCGGTACGATCTTAATCAGATTCATAGGCATCGGAAGTTTCTTCATTGCTTCCACAGGAATCCTCTTGTGCTCCATGATCTTCAGGTATTCATCCGTGAAGGGCTCAACCATGCTGGCAAGTCCCATCACCTGAAGACTCTTAAGCTGATGGAATCCACCATAGGGCTCATAGATAGCAAATGCCACATGCTTATTATTCTTCAGAGCCTTGAACTTCAGACCTCCTTCGGAAAAGAGATAAAAGCTGCCATCCACATAGTTGTACTCAATCGGAGTACATCTCACAAAATCCCCTGATGCGACAGCCAATGCACATGTATTGTGTGCCTTTATAAACTCATCAATCTTATCCTTAAGAGCATCTTCCTTCATGTGGACAGAATCCTTATCCTTTTCTAACCACACTGATGCTGCTTTTTCATAATCTATTTCCCACATTACTTTTGTTCCTCCAGATACCTAACCTTCTTTCCATGAGCCAAAGCATACTCAATCTCACTTCTGGTACTGTCACCGATATAGCCTCCGACATTGATAACAAAGATCTCGTCAGACATATCAATCTTGCGCTTATGGATATCGTCCAGCATTTCCTTGGTCTTGGTAAGAGTACCTTCATCCATATTTTCCCAGACTTCATAATCCCCTGAATGGCCAAACAATCCAACACTGATTACTATTTTGCCTTCCAGCGTCAGCTTCTTCTGGACTTCCATAAACTGATCTTTAAAACGTGTGCTCCCACACAGCGTAATTACCGGATATTTCCCCTGCATCCCCAACAAACCTCCTAATCACCAATACCTATTCCTTCGTTCTTCCTCTTCAATAAGCGCCTCAAGATATAGTTGCTGCAGTTCAGCCTTGCTTAAACTGTAAACATACTCTCTAAGTTCCTCATAGTGGCGCTGTTCTTCCTCTTCTTCCTCTTTTTCCCATTCCTCAACCTGCTTAAGGAA
The sequence above is a segment of the Butyrivibrio proteoclasticus B316 genome. Coding sequences within it:
- a CDS encoding DUF4298 domain-containing protein, which translates into the protein MSKKKHPPRIKHYSDLKQRAKALCTNLMYAIYKDQIKECFSDEEAHKRVAEVLTNRSLHLFPEEAAERYDHKKNHFAKRLQRDNVPANLNKMEAIYQKANATLKALEANIFDLQHMQDDLQKLSDYYGSKQWRKDFEADEQGLYPEDLKRGVLSEDGVYNLLEHNKEIMDVLKPYLTEDETDNESGDK
- a CDS encoding class I SAM-dependent methyltransferase, with protein sequence MDIVSKEQVIEFFDGLAEKWDDFASNDESVTRDIIGNLGQLEGKKVLDIACGTGFMIPYYLEAGAKKVTGVDISAQMLEKARQKFRNHSEVDFINGDAEQFEFDEKYDVCVIYNAFPHFPSPETLMHNLSTALVDNGSICIAHGASREVIDGCHAGGACHVSRGLPSDQEFLELLEKEFVIKTFISNERMIELIGIKK
- a CDS encoding ECF transporter S component, which produces MKQQNLVKNMVTTAMCIALCVVLPMAFHMIPNAGSVISPMHIPVLICGLVCGWQYGLVCGLVGPLLSSIITGMPPMAILPAMMVELAVYGICTGLMIKLVNTGKIYADLYISLIVAMLAGRVIGGLSRALIFARGEYSIKVWATSYFVTSLPGIIIQLIFIPTIVFALYKAGLATNSTVKKAA
- a CDS encoding NUDIX domain-containing protein, with amino-acid sequence MEYIDIFTRDGQFTGVSRPKHDPKTTGEYYRHVLIIMKTTDSPAPGKGEGQYIVQQRSLKARFYPGKWDMTGGAVMAGETPEAAAIRETKEELDITIPADELKFGFEHIVDWDDGTGAIVTVFMCRVDVPEEGFKYDTHEVNDVKIMPFGEFLYHVSDHNDEDFCNALKKIEKTL
- a CDS encoding DUF624 domain-containing protein; translated protein: MKYLNRFMKWYLGENDVEKEPPKGGFFRILYLVVNFPGKLFMINIVFIISCIPLITIPAAWTALCAFTGKMFLKGYDFTLEDYLAEFKDGFIKKLVLGIMESAVIFYGYYLMSFAGNFKAVSDNTSYVIIMGAGCAIFGIGILFAAWTFVLAAHLRLGLSGIIRNAAILLILEWKSSLKLIIYTAIYLFIILALMPYSILVPMIIGNSLYGLISCSIICPVIKRRITDPYEEAVKTSTSTYWRRIDRDV
- a CDS encoding carbohydrate ABC transporter permease codes for the protein MTGKEKRKLANRSVVTLIALFFAFLTLLPIWWIFRSSLMSVAQVNAYPPSFIPTEWLWSNYTKTLQTFEYWTYFKNTFSIIIPAVTFGVITAIFCGYAFARLRFRGKNLIFKICVSTILLPGMVTLIPLYIAWTKFFGLGDTYWPLILPFLTGGGFFNIFLIRQFLMTIPRDLDEAASIDGASRMRILWTILVPAIKPAVVVVGMMLFIQIWNDMLQQIIYINSMSKFTFAIALTNFTGSFGTNWPMAMAATFMTILPGIVIYIFGQKSFVEGIVLTGMKN
- a CDS encoding carbohydrate ABC transporter permease, which produces MKRASGKRKIRTSQSKYNRKEERCAYLCLIPAFLGITFISYLPTIAVFVLSLFSYNGLSTPEFVGLDNYIRIFTKDVYFASAVKATLLYAFLAVIGAVIYSLVIALILNMDIFGRTIFRSIFFIPYLLPAIGVFKGWQWLYEQNYGLFNFIFRMLGIPPQRFLDSPRQVIPALVLIAVWASGNLIVIFLAGLQNVPTVYKEAAQIDGANSWQRFWNITIPCIKPIIFYNVLTALITHLQVVNPALALTNGGPAKKSMFLSYVIYMYGFEKNKLGYAAAFSVIFFVLVGIFTIVLFVTQKDSIFSDEA
- a CDS encoding ABC transporter substrate-binding protein, producing the protein MQKKRLLSMALTVVTTTAMLVTGCGASSQSAQGEAQDTTQNAVETPKTETETPASTSESTGEKVHITYAQWGNETETAATQAVADKFNQSQDEIEVEVIKIDHDTYVTKLNAMATAGELPDTAIMSEAGVLKFAENGLLADISSMYDEGDSKPLDSITFKYQGTPVAYSAANEVLTLWYNIDLLEEICSKQGLNVADFTPPASADSAWDWDTFVKIAQTLTVDINGNNALSPDFDPANVDVYGCTVNTLPWQLEVWAKSNGGGYYSADGKECTINDDATVEALQKIADLSDVYHCAPPVTSAANALESSLGSKKVVMATDGTWNVGTFLGPSADFKYGVGVLPYMKEKVTICTGGPNVVFATTKHPEEAMTWLKWYYQEENSWSLIEAGTWMPILDKWYTDDEFTNKWIDNPNYPDHDMYKSAVVDYARENSQSTAWYYINATDEFNATLDSAFSAVWSGDQTMKEAIDEYYDELNDIFSTNN
- a CDS encoding glycoside hydrolase family 127 protein codes for the protein MEKEIRPLKLQQVKVTDPLFGHYINKVSEVMLVHQWKALNDDLEGTDPTGCIKNFRIAAGLQEGERQGVVFLDTDLYKWIESAAYCIAIGSGTQFEGKIDQVIDILEKAQEKDGYLNTYFQITAPEKKWTNLVEGHELYTSGHMIEAAVAYALATGKEKFLQIAMRNADLICRVFGTKKGQIPGVPGHEEIELALIKLYRWTRDDKYLKQADYFVRQRGTAPNYLQNEIDGRKGPEFFPEFRNYSMKYAQAEKPPVEQTEAEGHAVRAMYLYSAMADLAKWQQDKEMEKACDRLWDNMIGKRMYITGGIGSSGFLECFTTDYDLPNSTNYCETCASVGMMMFGQRMAALKKNASYYDTVERVLYNTILAAMNLEGDRYFYVNPLEMIPQFCTENTYMDHVKPARQKWFSVACCPPNLARTLASLSQYLYACDEKGIYINQFISSTLSVDNSGQEIFVELKSALLTDGTVDIGISTLQATDIRIRVPAYAKDMEIALDGEKLSYIADNNYAVIALKGGKHRIELNMGIHPRFVAADHNVRADAGKVAVMHGPMVYCLEEADNGQNLSDIYVDTDANLLKGKAYEEFPGEVPAIEYEGYRVKSVGIEDGSLYGEARFTKKPVKIRAVPYAFWNNRGIGEMEVWQNISI